The DNA window TAGAGGTCGCGGCTTGGGACGAGGTTTTGGCTGGCGGGGAGCCGCCTATGGTGCTCCTTACGTTGCTCCCAATTATCCAGCTGCTTATGGTGGAGGCTATCCATATGCTCAGGAGATTACTCCTCAACAGGAAACAGATATGTTGAAAGAGCAGTCTAAAGCCATAGGAGAAGAACTGGAGGCCATTAATAAGCGGATCAGCGAGTTGGAATCAGCAGCTAAAGAGAAGAAGTAACAACATAAAAGAAGTAAGTGGGGGTAGATAATGTCTATCCCTGCTTTCTTCAAATTAGAGGTAAACAAAAAAAGGTATGTTATGCCTACTTAGGGAACTAGACAGATTTGGCGAAAAATGGGGCATAAGCGTAAGTCTATAAGTAAGAG is part of the bacterium genome and encodes:
- a CDS encoding DUF5320 domain-containing protein, whose protein sequence is MPGGDGTGPGGMGPMTGRAAGYCAGYSVPGYMNPIAGRGRFGYGLGLGGGRGFGRGRGLGRGFGWRGAAYGAPYVAPNYPAAYGGGYPYAQEITPQQETDMLKEQSKAIGEELEAINKRISELESAAKEKK